A region from the Inhella inkyongensis genome encodes:
- a CDS encoding SDR family NAD(P)-dependent oxidoreductase, which translates to MRMAFVTGGSQGLGLALCQQLQGAGYRVVEFSRSAPHPFSVPLDLCDPEAALRTVQQALQTVDPASCTELLLIHNAGSLAPIGPTWRQPPAALLAALNTNFSAALLVLSELMRHFRDTPGRKRLVNISSGAALKGYAGWTLYCASKAGLEGFIRALAVEEQHHPQPFTPLSIDPGVIDTGMQALIRATPARDFPEVERFKRRKLEGGLAAPEAVAAGILSLLASELTPGGRYEAPLLEPR; encoded by the coding sequence ATGCGCATGGCGTTTGTGACGGGGGGCTCCCAGGGCCTGGGACTGGCCCTGTGCCAGCAATTGCAGGGCGCCGGCTACCGGGTCGTCGAGTTCTCGCGCAGCGCGCCGCACCCGTTCTCGGTCCCTCTGGATCTATGCGACCCCGAGGCGGCCCTCCGGACCGTGCAGCAGGCGCTGCAAACGGTGGACCCCGCGAGCTGCACCGAGCTGCTGCTGATCCATAACGCCGGCAGCTTGGCCCCCATCGGACCGACTTGGCGCCAGCCACCTGCCGCGCTGCTTGCGGCGCTGAACACCAACTTCAGCGCCGCCCTCCTGGTGCTGAGCGAGCTGATGCGCCACTTCCGTGACACGCCCGGGCGCAAACGGCTGGTCAACATCAGCTCCGGCGCGGCGCTGAAGGGCTATGCCGGCTGGACTCTGTACTGCGCCAGCAAGGCGGGCCTGGAGGGCTTCATCCGCGCGCTGGCCGTGGAAGAACAGCATCATCCCCAGCCCTTCACACCGCTGTCCATCGACCCGGGCGTCATCGACACCGGGATGCAGGCGCTGATTCGCGCCACTCCAGCGCGCGATTTCCCCGAGGTCGAGCGCTTCAAGCGGCGCAAGCTGGAGGGCGGCCTGGCCGCACCCGAGGCCGTAGCGGCTGGCATCCTGAGCCTGTTGGCAAGCGAACTGACGCCCGGTGGGCGCTACGAGGCGCCCTTGCTCGAACCGCGTTAA
- a CDS encoding GNAT family N-acetyltransferase: protein MTIELCPARTADERACIEHLMQFFNYELSAWYPVRLAEHGLYTLRPKGPYWAEPRTQPFLLRVDGELAGFAVVDGECVEPARSRYNLGYFFLVRRFRGRGLARQALVQLLQALPGAWEIYYLARNAYAEHFWGPALSALPLVGLERQERVIDDEPSVWFRFETAVTPTGGAR, encoded by the coding sequence ATGACGATCGAACTCTGCCCAGCTCGCACGGCCGATGAACGGGCCTGCATCGAGCACCTGATGCAGTTCTTCAACTACGAGCTCAGCGCCTGGTACCCCGTGCGCCTGGCCGAGCACGGGCTCTACACCCTGCGCCCCAAGGGGCCCTATTGGGCCGAGCCGCGCACACAACCCTTTCTGCTGCGGGTCGATGGCGAGCTGGCCGGCTTCGCGGTGGTGGATGGCGAGTGCGTGGAGCCCGCTCGCAGTCGCTACAACCTGGGTTACTTTTTCCTGGTACGCCGCTTTCGCGGTCGGGGCCTGGCGCGTCAGGCGCTGGTGCAGCTGCTGCAAGCCCTGCCCGGTGCTTGGGAAATCTATTACCTGGCCCGCAATGCGTATGCGGAGCACTTCTGGGGACCGGCCCTGAGCGCCTTGCCGCTGGTGGGCCTGGAGCGGCAAGAACGCGTGATCGACGACGAACCGAGCGTGTGGTTCCGCTTCGAGACGGCAGTGACGCCCACCGGGGGCGCGCGCTGA
- a CDS encoding nuclear transport factor 2 family protein produces MSSSTSHADAELARFLALEQRRTQALLARDIATAMRLHAADYQLITPGGGALSRERYLGLIESGELIYLGWEIGAAALRRGADMALLRYRATLTLAGGEQRPFDVWHTDSYELRDGEWLAVWSQATAIKTP; encoded by the coding sequence ATGAGCTCGAGCACGAGCCACGCGGACGCCGAGTTGGCGCGCTTCCTGGCCCTGGAGCAGCGTCGCACTCAGGCCCTGCTCGCGCGCGACATCGCCACCGCGATGCGCCTGCATGCGGCTGACTACCAGCTGATCACCCCCGGTGGCGGCGCTTTGTCGCGCGAGCGTTATCTGGGCTTGATCGAGTCGGGTGAGCTCATCTATCTGGGGTGGGAGATCGGCGCGGCGGCGTTGCGGCGGGGGGCCGACATGGCCCTGCTGCGCTACCGCGCCACCCTGACCCTGGCCGGTGGCGAGCAGCGCCCCTTCGACGTCTGGCACACCGATTCCTACGAACTGCGCGATGGCGAGTGGCTGGCCGTTTGGTCGCAGGCCACGGCCATCAAGACCCCATGA
- a CDS encoding MBL fold metallo-hydrolase, with amino-acid sequence MIFRQLFDPASSTYTYLLADGGEALLIDPVFEQVRRDAALLRELGLRLLATVDTHVHADHVSGAWLLKQRLGSRIAGAAAGGAEGLDWALQHGEQLPFGQRYLAVRATPGHTAGCISLVLDDQSLALTGDALLIRGCGRTDFQQGNAAQLYRSVHEQLLSLPPTTLLYPGHDYRGLTVTSVAEERAYNPRFGGASSAADFCGYMNALGLPHPKRMDQAVPANLRCGRPEGDLLPPAEPNWAPLTWAFAGLWEIQPQALEEVQPAPQIVDVRQPDEFDGPLGHIAGARLLPLEQLTRRVDELQRERPVVTVCRSGARSAQAALQLTQAGFPQVANLAGGMLRWRAAGAPVVGGES; translated from the coding sequence CTGATCTTTCGCCAACTCTTCGACCCCGCCTCGTCCACCTACACCTATCTGTTGGCCGATGGCGGCGAGGCCCTGTTGATTGACCCGGTGTTCGAGCAGGTGCGGCGCGATGCCGCGCTGCTGCGCGAACTCGGCCTGCGTTTGCTGGCCACGGTCGACACGCACGTCCATGCCGACCATGTCAGCGGCGCCTGGTTGCTCAAGCAGCGGCTGGGCAGCCGCATCGCCGGGGCGGCGGCCGGGGGCGCCGAGGGCCTGGACTGGGCGCTGCAACACGGTGAGCAGCTGCCTTTCGGACAGCGCTACCTGGCCGTGCGCGCCACCCCGGGCCACACCGCCGGCTGCATCAGCCTGGTGTTGGACGATCAGAGCCTGGCGTTGACGGGCGACGCCCTGCTGATCCGCGGCTGTGGCCGCACCGACTTCCAGCAGGGCAATGCCGCGCAGCTTTACCGCTCGGTGCATGAGCAGTTGCTCAGCCTGCCCCCCACCACCCTGCTCTACCCCGGCCACGATTACCGCGGCCTGACGGTGACCAGCGTGGCCGAGGAGCGGGCCTACAACCCGCGCTTTGGCGGTGCCAGCAGCGCGGCCGACTTTTGCGGCTACATGAATGCCCTGGGCCTGCCCCACCCCAAGCGCATGGACCAGGCCGTGCCCGCCAATTTGCGCTGCGGCCGGCCCGAGGGCGATCTGCTGCCCCCGGCCGAGCCGAACTGGGCGCCGCTGACCTGGGCCTTTGCCGGCCTGTGGGAAATTCAGCCCCAGGCCTTGGAGGAGGTGCAGCCCGCGCCGCAGATCGTGGACGTGCGCCAGCCCGATGAATTCGACGGCCCGCTCGGTCATATCGCCGGGGCGCGCCTGCTGCCACTGGAGCAGCTGACACGCCGCGTCGACGAGTTGCAGCGCGAGCGCCCGGTGGTTACGGTTTGCCGCTCCGGTGCCCGCTCGGCCCAGGCCGCGCTGCAGCTCACGCAGGCCGGCTTCCCGCAGGTGGCCAATTTGGCCGGCGGCATGCTGCGCTGGCGTGCCGCCGGCGCGCCGGTGGTGGGCGGTGAGAGCTGA
- a CDS encoding nuclear transport factor 2 family protein: MFRPLPVAPLLMALWLTAPGLRAQTFNDAELQALDTRLFEVVFNRCELERLDDLLHPELEFLHDQGGRQDRAAFEQAVRKNLCSGQGDKALRRLVPGSLENHLLRDQGRIYGLIQSGRHVFSTRAADGGERPPQGQARFVNTWLLGPEGWRLYRVLSFDHQPI; the protein is encoded by the coding sequence ATGTTCCGTCCTTTGCCTGTTGCGCCCCTCTTGATGGCCTTGTGGTTGACCGCGCCGGGTCTGCGGGCTCAGACCTTCAACGATGCCGAGTTGCAGGCCCTGGACACCCGGTTGTTCGAGGTCGTGTTCAATCGCTGCGAGCTGGAGCGGCTGGATGATTTGTTGCATCCAGAGCTGGAATTCCTTCATGACCAGGGCGGCCGTCAAGATCGCGCCGCCTTCGAGCAGGCGGTGCGCAAAAACCTGTGCAGCGGCCAGGGGGACAAGGCCTTGCGCCGGCTGGTGCCGGGCAGTCTGGAGAACCATCTGCTGCGCGATCAGGGGCGGATCTACGGCTTGATTCAGAGCGGCCGCCATGTCTTCAGCACGCGCGCAGCCGATGGCGGTGAGCGCCCACCGCAGGGACAGGCGCGCTTCGTCAACACCTGGCTGCTGGGCCCCGAGGGTTGGCGGCTCTATCGGGTGTTGAGCTTTGACCATCAGCCGATCTGA
- a CDS encoding DUF1579 domain-containing protein: MTPHAPNTPQHDFDFFFGQWQVRHRRLRERLKGCQDWDEFDGRCSAQPLLGGQGNIDDNWLDLPAGAYRAVTLRAFDPSSGLWAIWWLDARRPHGLDVPVRGGFDANREGLFYADDELDDRPIRVRFRWHDIQADSCRWEQAFSVDGGADSEAQWEVNWTMEFTRV; the protein is encoded by the coding sequence ATGACGCCCCATGCCCCCAATACGCCCCAACACGATTTCGATTTCTTCTTCGGCCAGTGGCAGGTGCGCCATCGCCGCTTGCGCGAACGCCTGAAGGGCTGCCAGGACTGGGACGAATTTGACGGCCGCTGCAGCGCCCAGCCCCTGCTGGGCGGCCAGGGCAATATCGACGACAACTGGCTGGACCTGCCCGCTGGCGCCTACCGCGCCGTCACCCTGCGCGCCTTCGACCCGAGCAGCGGACTGTGGGCCATCTGGTGGCTGGACGCCCGCCGCCCACATGGCCTGGATGTGCCGGTGCGCGGCGGCTTTGACGCCAATAGGGAGGGCCTGTTCTACGCCGACGACGAACTCGATGACCGCCCGATCCGCGTGCGCTTTCGCTGGCATGACATTCAGGCTGACAGCTGCCGCTGGGAGCAGGCGTTCTCGGTGGACGGTGGAGCCGACAGTGAGGCCCAGTGGGAGGTCAACTGGACCATGGAGTTCACTCGGGTGTGA
- a CDS encoding YkgJ family cysteine cluster protein, with the protein MDCQACGACCAVFRVSFYWAEADDAPGGTVPVDLTRPVGPLHRCMAGTEAKPVRCVALAGEVGQQVGCGIYEQRSSTCRSVMPGDAQCLKARAAWGLTPE; encoded by the coding sequence ATGGACTGCCAGGCTTGCGGCGCCTGCTGCGCGGTGTTCCGCGTCTCCTTCTACTGGGCCGAGGCCGATGACGCGCCGGGTGGCACTGTGCCCGTGGACCTTACCCGTCCGGTGGGGCCTTTGCATCGCTGCATGGCCGGCACCGAGGCCAAGCCGGTGCGCTGCGTGGCCTTGGCGGGTGAGGTGGGTCAGCAGGTGGGTTGCGGCATCTACGAACAGCGCTCCAGCACCTGCCGCAGTGTGATGCCCGGTGACGCACAGTGCCTGAAGGCGCGCGCTGCGTGGGGGCTCACACCCGAGTGA
- a CDS encoding GGDEF domain-containing protein encodes MAETPLQRLDALAAQAMAKPRETLQALMELAPAGLPDEDLRRARVRGLARVYSGEAEGLVELLQAQDEAEQRPELPARLRFDLLRTLSIAHAQMGLLNEALDWANRALEAARASGDAGAEAEGLLSCGVALSRSGQPERGIALYEQAHALFMAQGLPRLALSALNNMGINLKNLGRPDQALARYEQALALAEQTGLQELAAVLRTNLPEPLAQLGRLAEARRVGEASAAEMARQAHRPGELSAQLALGGVLQEAGEPEAAHRALMRALDLARQLGDRIQGRRAHQMLGQLHRAAGRYREALEHVEAAHEAERQQFNEESERRLRTLQLQTEVLAAQSDAQQARLRSLELERAKAELQSLNERLLAADREKSRLLACLAEESRTDALTGLPNRRRLDERLVEEWQRPRSALSLAVLDVDHFKQINDRWGHGLGDRVLQQLGQLLAQQASMFAARLGGEEFCLLWVDAEPAAARRACEALRQAVAALPWAALHAELAAVTVSIGLAERAEAPANPQALLTLADERLYAAKRGGRNRVV; translated from the coding sequence GTGGCCGAGACCCCGCTGCAGCGCCTGGACGCGCTGGCGGCCCAGGCCATGGCCAAGCCGCGCGAAACCCTGCAGGCCTTGATGGAGCTGGCGCCTGCCGGCCTGCCCGATGAAGACTTGCGGCGGGCCCGCGTGCGCGGCCTGGCGCGGGTGTACTCCGGCGAGGCCGAGGGTTTGGTCGAGCTGCTGCAGGCTCAAGACGAGGCCGAGCAGCGCCCCGAGCTGCCCGCGCGCCTGCGCTTCGACTTGCTGCGCACGCTTTCCATCGCCCATGCGCAGATGGGCCTGCTGAACGAGGCCCTGGACTGGGCCAATCGGGCGTTGGAGGCGGCACGCGCCAGTGGCGACGCCGGCGCCGAGGCCGAGGGCCTGCTTTCCTGTGGCGTGGCCTTGTCGCGCTCCGGCCAGCCCGAGCGCGGCATTGCGCTGTATGAGCAGGCCCATGCCCTCTTCATGGCCCAGGGCCTGCCGCGCCTGGCGCTCTCGGCCCTGAACAATATGGGCATCAATCTGAAGAATCTGGGCCGGCCCGACCAGGCTTTGGCACGTTACGAACAGGCCTTGGCGCTGGCCGAGCAGACCGGGCTGCAGGAGCTGGCGGCCGTGCTGCGCACCAATCTGCCCGAGCCCCTGGCCCAGCTGGGCCGCCTGGCCGAGGCGCGGCGGGTGGGGGAGGCCAGTGCCGCCGAGATGGCGCGCCAAGCGCATCGGCCCGGCGAGTTGTCGGCGCAGCTGGCCCTGGGCGGCGTCCTGCAGGAAGCTGGCGAACCCGAGGCCGCGCACCGGGCCTTGATGCGCGCGCTGGATCTGGCGCGGCAACTGGGCGACCGCATCCAGGGCCGCCGTGCGCACCAGATGCTGGGGCAGTTGCACCGCGCCGCCGGCCGCTACCGCGAGGCCCTGGAGCATGTCGAGGCCGCGCACGAGGCCGAGCGCCAGCAGTTCAACGAGGAGTCCGAACGCCGTCTGCGCACCCTGCAGTTGCAGACCGAGGTGCTGGCCGCGCAGTCCGACGCCCAGCAGGCCCGCCTGCGCAGCCTGGAGCTCGAGCGCGCCAAGGCCGAGCTGCAAAGCCTGAATGAACGCCTGCTGGCCGCGGACCGCGAGAAGTCCCGCCTGCTGGCCTGTCTGGCCGAGGAGAGCCGCACCGATGCGCTGACCGGCCTGCCCAACCGCCGCCGGCTGGACGAACGCCTGGTCGAGGAGTGGCAGCGCCCGCGCTCCGCTCTCAGTCTGGCCGTGCTGGATGTGGACCACTTCAAGCAGATCAACGACCGCTGGGGCCACGGCCTGGGCGACCGCGTGCTGCAGCAGCTGGGCCAGCTGCTGGCGCAGCAAGCCTCGATGTTTGCCGCCCGCCTGGGGGGCGAGGAGTTCTGTCTGTTGTGGGTGGACGCCGAGCCGGCCGCCGCCCGCCGCGCTTGCGAGGCCCTGCGGCAGGCCGTGGCCGCGCTGCCCTGGGCGGCGCTGCACGCGGAGCTGGCTGCGGTGACCGTCTCCATCGGTCTGGCCGAGCGCGCAGAAGCCCCCGCCAATCCGCAGGCCCTGCTGACCCTGGCTGACGAGCGCCTCTACGCCGCCAAGCGCGGTGGCCGTAACCGGGTGGTTTAA
- a CDS encoding S-(hydroxymethyl)glutathione dehydrogenase/class III alcohol dehydrogenase, translating into MKTRAAVAWKAGAPLTIEEVDLEGPREGEVLVEVKATGVCHTDAYTLSGADPEGLFPAILGHEGAGVVLESRVPWLKAGDHVIPLYTPECRECKFCLSRKTNLCQAIRPTQGRGLMPDGTSRFSLKGQPILHYMGTSTFANHIVVPGIALAKIRPDAPFDKVCYIGCGVTTGVGAVLFTAKVEAGATVVVFGLGGIGLNVIQGAKMVGAGRIIGVDINPVREAQARAFGMTDFVNPKDVPNLVDHIVQLTDGGADYSFECVGNTTLMRQALECTHKGWGRSIIIGVAPAGAEISTRPFQLVTGRKWEGSAFGGARGRTDVPKLVDWYMEGKLKIDELITHKLPLSRINEAFDLMHRGESIRTVIEF; encoded by the coding sequence ATCAAGACCCGTGCCGCCGTGGCCTGGAAGGCTGGCGCCCCGCTGACGATTGAAGAGGTCGACCTCGAGGGGCCCCGCGAGGGCGAGGTGCTGGTCGAGGTCAAGGCCACGGGCGTTTGTCATACCGACGCCTACACGCTCAGTGGCGCCGACCCCGAGGGCCTGTTCCCGGCCATCCTGGGCCACGAGGGCGCGGGCGTGGTGCTGGAAAGTCGGGTGCCTTGGCTCAAGGCCGGCGACCATGTGATTCCGCTCTACACGCCGGAGTGCCGCGAGTGCAAGTTCTGCCTCTCGCGCAAGACCAATCTGTGCCAGGCCATCCGGCCCACACAAGGCCGTGGCCTGATGCCCGATGGGACCAGCCGCTTCTCCCTCAAGGGTCAGCCCATCCTGCACTACATGGGCACCTCCACCTTCGCCAACCACATCGTGGTGCCCGGCATCGCGCTGGCCAAGATCCGGCCCGACGCACCCTTCGACAAGGTCTGCTACATCGGCTGCGGCGTCACCACGGGCGTGGGCGCGGTGCTGTTCACGGCCAAGGTCGAGGCCGGCGCCACGGTGGTGGTGTTTGGCCTCGGGGGCATCGGCTTGAACGTGATCCAGGGCGCCAAGATGGTGGGCGCGGGCCGCATCATCGGCGTGGACATCAACCCGGTACGCGAGGCCCAAGCGCGCGCCTTCGGCATGACGGACTTCGTCAACCCCAAGGACGTGCCGAACCTGGTGGACCACATCGTGCAACTGACCGATGGCGGCGCCGACTACAGCTTCGAGTGCGTGGGCAACACCACGCTGATGCGCCAGGCGCTGGAGTGCACGCACAAGGGTTGGGGCCGCAGCATCATCATCGGCGTGGCGCCGGCCGGGGCCGAGATCAGCACCAGGCCCTTCCAACTCGTCACCGGGCGCAAGTGGGAGGGCAGCGCCTTTGGCGGTGCGCGCGGGCGCACCGATGTGCCCAAGCTGGTGGACTGGTACATGGAGGGCAAGCTCAAGATCGACGAGCTGATCACCCACAAGCTGCCGCTTTCTCGCATCAACGAGGCCTTCGATCTGATGCACCGCGGCGAGAGCATCCGCACCGTTATCGAGTTCTGA